Part of the Candidatus Nealsonbacteria bacterium genome is shown below.
TATTAAAATACGGCGGACTGGTAACTATAAGATGAACAGAATTATTTGGTAATTCCGCCATCTTACGAGAATCCTTAAAATAAACTTTATTTAAAAAATCCATAATACTATTTCATTAAATCATCAATCCCAACGCCCAAAGCGTCAGCAATTTGTTTTAATGTTTCTACTCTCGGATTATAAGTTGCCCCCGATTCAATTTTTATAATCGTGTTGTAGGTAATATCCGCCATTTTTGAAAGTTTGTCCTGTGTAATACCTTTCTTTTTGCGATATTTCTTTATGTTTTTAGCTATAACGCTTTTATTGTTTGTCATAAGGTAGTAATCATTTACTATTATTTATTAAGATAGTATAATGTAAGTAGTTATCAACATTTATGTATATTATACCAAAACTAAATAAAAACGTAAATCAAAAAATAAGGAGTTATTTTGTGTTACCCG
Proteins encoded:
- a CDS encoding helix-turn-helix transcriptional regulator; the protein is MTNNKSVIAKNIKKYRKKKGITQDKLSKMADITYNTIIKIESGATYNPRVETLKQIADALGVGIDDLMK